A single region of the Thermodesulfatator indicus DSM 15286 genome encodes:
- a CDS encoding YicC/YloC family endoribonuclease yields the protein MSLKSMTGFGRAEEVRDTWSLRVEIKSVNHRFLEIVVRLPRRYQVLEERIRRTLRERFSRGRFDIYVQLVGSPPTAQSLSFNETLARQYVESLRYLKVVLGLAGDIEIKDLLRMREVFQAVEAEEDLEALWEELSPALIEALDHLATMREEEGKFLEGVLRDQLSKLKLLVEEIEKRRESAFLTAKKRLEDRIKKLLSDKELDPLRLHQEVVILADRTDFTEELDRLKSHIGQFEKAIEEPGPHGRKLDFLIQEMFREINTLSNKAANAEISQLAVEVKCTLEKMREQIQNIE from the coding sequence GTCGCTCCGGGTAGAGATAAAAAGTGTAAATCACAGATTTCTAGAAATAGTAGTAAGACTTCCTAGGCGTTATCAGGTCCTTGAAGAAAGGATAAGAAGAACCCTCCGAGAAAGATTCTCGCGGGGAAGATTTGATATTTACGTCCAGCTCGTGGGAAGTCCTCCCACGGCCCAAAGTTTGAGTTTCAATGAGACTCTCGCGCGCCAGTATGTCGAAAGTCTGAGGTATTTAAAAGTGGTTCTAGGCTTGGCCGGAGACATTGAAATTAAAGATTTGCTTCGTATGCGCGAAGTTTTTCAGGCTGTAGAAGCAGAAGAAGACCTTGAGGCCCTTTGGGAGGAATTATCTCCGGCTTTAATCGAGGCCCTTGACCATCTGGCCACCATGAGGGAAGAAGAGGGGAAGTTTTTGGAAGGAGTTCTTAGAGACCAGCTTTCAAAGCTTAAGCTTTTGGTGGAAGAAATAGAAAAAAGACGAGAAAGCGCTTTTTTAACGGCTAAAAAACGTCTTGAAGACCGCATAAAAAAACTTTTATCAGATAAAGAACTTGACCCCTTACGTCTTCATCAAGAAGTGGTAATACTTGCTGATAGGACAGATTTTACCGAAGAACTAGATCGTCTTAAAAGTCATATAGGACAGTTTGAAAAGGCAATAGAAGAGCCAGGGCCTCATGGCCGCAAACTTGATTTTTTGATTCAGGAGATGTTTCGTGAAATAAATACCCTTTCCAATAAGGCCGCTAATGCCGAAATTTCCCAGTTGGCTGTAGAGGTCAAATGTACCTTAGAGAAGATGAGGGAACAAATTCAAAATATTGAATAA
- a CDS encoding IS110 family transposase: protein MKNLSFLGVDVAKDTLVIFDGQKVYEFQNERGLKKFKRKFFKKKEDRKKRVVIYEPTGPYSAFLEEFCATNMIKVVSLNPRKVPRLREVLGHRAKTDNLDAKLLYEYHKIVSEEEIKEIEYNENLEKLSLLLSEYQLYQNIENKLSNFLEYLDRVPVDSKESKKHIQKNLEETRQRLQKIKKEMEELVNKDDDINRGVREIEKVKGIGKMIATYCYIFFRKRRIRNRREVVALAGLDPEVKESGKRKLVTRISKKGDNRLRSLLFMGALSAIRCKEGGLKEYYESLIKRGKPKKVAIIACARKLLIFAFYNYKKWQMEAQSA, encoded by the coding sequence ATGAAAAATTTATCTTTTCTTGGGGTGGATGTGGCCAAGGATACATTGGTTATTTTTGATGGCCAGAAGGTTTACGAGTTTCAAAATGAAAGGGGTTTAAAGAAATTTAAGAGGAAGTTTTTTAAGAAGAAAGAAGACAGGAAGAAAAGGGTGGTGATATACGAGCCCACAGGGCCATATTCGGCATTTCTGGAGGAGTTCTGTGCTACGAATATGATAAAAGTAGTATCCCTTAACCCCAGAAAAGTCCCCCGTTTAAGAGAAGTATTAGGTCATAGAGCAAAAACAGATAATCTTGATGCGAAACTGTTATACGAATATCACAAGATAGTTAGCGAAGAAGAGATCAAAGAAATAGAATATAACGAAAATTTAGAGAAATTATCTTTATTGTTAAGTGAGTATCAATTATATCAAAATATAGAAAACAAGTTATCTAATTTTCTAGAGTATTTAGATAGAGTACCAGTAGATAGTAAAGAAAGCAAAAAACACATACAGAAAAACTTAGAAGAAACAAGGCAGAGGCTTCAGAAGATAAAGAAAGAGATGGAGGAATTAGTAAATAAAGATGACGACATAAACAGAGGGGTTAGAGAAATAGAGAAAGTTAAAGGAATAGGGAAGATGATAGCGACATATTGTTACATCTTTTTTCGGAAGAGGCGGATAAGAAACCGGCGGGAGGTAGTAGCTCTAGCAGGATTGGACCCGGAAGTAAAGGAATCTGGTAAGAGGAAGCTGGTAACTAGGATAAGCAAGAAAGGGGATAATAGGTTAAGGAGTTTGCTTTTTATGGGGGCGCTTAGTGCCATAAGATGTAAAGAAGGGGGACTAAAAGAGTATTACGAAAGTTTGATAAAGAGAGGAAAACCGAAGAAAGTGGCCATAATAGCCTGTGCCAGAAAATTATTGATATTTGCTTTCTATAATTACAAAAAATGGCAAATGGAAGCTCAAAGTGCTTGA
- a CDS encoding 3-deoxy-D-manno-octulosonic acid transferase, whose amino-acid sequence MLKAYRLIGQLLTPFFLAKGIPKERKGELPKADIWIHAASVGEANVAASIISNFLRYHPEVKILLTLHTSTGIKKAKDLLEDFPVFISWAPFDTPSFVKKALLSVSPKVFAIVETELWPNLICEAHASGTKLLILNGRLSSRSFKKYKLIRPLLKELFFKFEHIAVIGPEEKERYLALGAPPEKVSIEGNAKYDLLWERHKKLDLKKIVSRLPQKPLFVFGSIRKGEEKIIGEVLSLLQKTLPKVHFILVPRHLTFIPGIKNELSQRGLSFRLYSKPVNDSLVTIVDEIGPLFGIYALSKAAFVGGSLCPKGGQNPFEPAVFKKPVLFGPYMENFSYEAKALVTAGGAQIVKTPDELAQAIKGFFTDEKLTQKTGEAAFESFKKFLGATTRYVSLLEEIFIK is encoded by the coding sequence ATGCTTAAGGCTTACCGGTTAATAGGGCAGTTACTGACACCTTTTTTTCTAGCTAAAGGCATACCCAAAGAACGAAAAGGAGAACTCCCTAAAGCAGATATCTGGATCCATGCGGCTTCTGTCGGTGAGGCCAATGTGGCCGCAAGTATCATTTCAAACTTTTTAAGATATCATCCTGAGGTAAAAATCTTATTAACTCTTCATACTTCCACTGGTATTAAAAAAGCCAAAGATTTATTGGAAGACTTTCCGGTTTTCATTTCTTGGGCTCCTTTTGATACTCCAAGCTTTGTTAAAAAAGCACTACTTTCAGTAAGCCCTAAAGTTTTTGCCATAGTAGAAACCGAACTCTGGCCAAACTTAATTTGTGAAGCCCATGCCAGCGGAACCAAACTACTTATATTGAATGGTAGGCTTTCATCCCGCAGTTTTAAAAAATATAAGCTTATTAGGCCCCTTCTTAAGGAACTTTTTTTTAAGTTTGAACATATTGCTGTTATTGGGCCAGAGGAAAAGGAAAGATATCTTGCCTTAGGAGCTCCTCCTGAAAAGGTTTCTATAGAAGGAAATGCCAAATACGACCTCCTTTGGGAAAGGCATAAAAAGCTGGACCTGAAAAAAATAGTATCCAGGCTCCCACAAAAACCTCTTTTTGTGTTTGGAAGTATCCGTAAAGGAGAAGAGAAAATCATAGGAGAAGTTCTTTCTTTATTACAAAAAACTTTGCCTAAGGTGCATTTCATTTTGGTGCCACGGCATCTTACGTTTATTCCCGGGATAAAAAATGAGTTAAGCCAAAGGGGACTTTCTTTTAGGCTTTATAGCAAGCCAGTAAATGACTCTTTGGTAACGATAGTTGATGAAATAGGCCCACTTTTTGGCATTTACGCCCTTTCTAAAGCTGCTTTTGTGGGAGGAAGCCTTTGTCCTAAGGGCGGGCAAAATCCCTTTGAACCAGCGGTTTTTAAAAAACCTGTACTCTTTGGTCCTTATATGGAAAACTTTTCTTATGAGGCCAAGGCCTTAGTTACAGCTGGCGGGGCGCAGATAGTTAAAACACCAGATGAATTAGCCCAGGCTATAAAGGGGTTTTTTACTGACGAAAAACTAACCCAAAAAACCGGTGAGGCTGCCTTTGAAAGTTTTAAAAAGTTTTTAGGGGCAACCACAAGGTACGTCTCTCTCTTAGAAGAGATTTTTATAAAATAA
- the rlmB gene encoding 23S rRNA (guanosine(2251)-2'-O)-methyltransferase RlmB, whose protein sequence is MPEVIWGINPVLELLRTNPSKIKEIYIQKKELKGRVYQIVERARKKDISVKIKKELTGLGLPPEVKTQGVVAVVKDFDYVDLEDILEKAKKSQELGLIVAVDGLTDPQNLGSLIRSAVAAGAHGLIIPERRAAGITGTVVKASAGAISHLLVHQAKNLGRTLEELKERNFWIAGLEARTKNTIYQLDLKLPLVWVVGSEEKGLRPSIKEKCDFLASIPMRGPIDSLNAAVAGAIALFETQRQRYHS, encoded by the coding sequence ATGCCAGAAGTTATTTGGGGAATAAATCCTGTTCTTGAACTCCTTCGCACTAACCCTTCCAAAATAAAAGAGATTTATATCCAAAAAAAGGAGCTAAAGGGGCGGGTTTATCAAATAGTAGAAAGGGCGCGTAAGAAGGACATTTCCGTAAAAATCAAAAAGGAACTAACAGGCTTAGGATTGCCTCCGGAGGTTAAAACTCAAGGTGTTGTTGCTGTAGTAAAAGATTTTGACTATGTTGATCTTGAAGATATTCTTGAAAAAGCTAAAAAAAGCCAAGAACTTGGTTTAATAGTGGCTGTAGATGGGCTAACAGATCCCCAAAACCTTGGTTCTTTGATAAGAAGTGCTGTAGCTGCTGGGGCTCACGGCTTAATCATTCCCGAAAGAAGAGCCGCAGGTATTACAGGCACAGTGGTAAAAGCTTCCGCTGGGGCCATTTCTCATCTTTTAGTGCACCAGGCCAAAAACCTAGGCCGCACTTTAGAAGAATTAAAAGAAAGAAATTTTTGGATAGCTGGCCTTGAGGCCAGGACCAAAAATACTATTTACCAATTAGACCTCAAGCTTCCACTAGTCTGGGTAGTGGGAAGCGAGGAAAAGGGTCTTCGTCCTTCTATTAAGGAAAAATGTGATTTTCTGGCTTCTATTCCCATGCGCGGGCCGATAGATTCGCTTAACGCAGCGGTAGCTGGAGCAATTGCCCTTTTTGAAACCCAAAGGCAGCGTTATCATTCGTAA
- the gmk gene encoding guanylate kinase produces the protein MRKGLVLVVSAPSGAGKTTLCRRLLSLDSEISFSVSYTTRSPRPNERNGVDYFFVDKETFKKMINEGAFLEWAEVHGNFYGTSLEQVKEAISSGKDVLLDIDVQGAFQVREKLGREAVLVFILPPSFEELEKRLKKRGTEDPKELELRLSVAKEEIAKAQAFDYLIVNDVLEEALDRLYSILKAERQRTFRRSDLIMRFF, from the coding sequence ATGAGAAAAGGTTTGGTCTTAGTAGTCTCGGCCCCTTCTGGGGCCGGCAAAACTACCCTTTGTCGCCGTTTACTTTCTCTTGACTCAGAGATTTCTTTTTCAGTCTCTTACACCACCAGATCACCTCGCCCTAATGAAAGAAATGGTGTTGATTATTTTTTTGTAGATAAAGAGACTTTTAAAAAGATGATAAATGAAGGTGCCTTTCTCGAGTGGGCTGAGGTACACGGAAACTTCTATGGCACCTCCCTTGAACAGGTAAAAGAGGCTATCTCTTCAGGGAAAGATGTTTTGCTTGACATAGATGTTCAAGGGGCTTTTCAGGTTAGAGAAAAGCTCGGTAGAGAAGCTGTTTTAGTCTTTATTTTACCACCCTCTTTTGAAGAACTTGAAAAGCGACTTAAAAAACGAGGCACTGAAGACCCTAAAGAACTTGAGCTCAGGCTTTCAGTGGCCAAAGAAGAAATAGCCAAGGCCCAGGCCTTTGACTATTTGATCGTTAATGATGTTTTAGAAGAGGCTCTCGATAGGTTGTATTCTATTTTGAAGGCAGAAAGACAGCGCACGTTCCGCCGAAGTGACCTTATTATGAGGTTTTTTTAA
- a CDS encoding DUF370 domain-containing protein, whose protein sequence is MSCKCRLLNIGFGNSVVAERIIAIVNPNSAPMKRLREEARESKRLIDATQGRRTRSIIITDSNHVILSAIQAETISQRLASDLLKAGHDDEEECESKNSGK, encoded by the coding sequence ATGAGCTGCAAGTGTCGTCTTTTAAACATCGGCTTTGGTAACTCGGTGGTGGCTGAACGTATTATTGCTATTGTGAATCCAAATTCTGCTCCAATGAAAAGGCTTCGTGAAGAAGCCCGTGAGTCAAAGCGTCTTATTGATGCTACCCAGGGTCGCAGAACCCGTTCTATCATTATTACTGACAGCAACCATGTTATCCTTTCAGCCATTCAGGCGGAAACCATTTCTCAGCGTCTTGCCTCTGATCTTCTCAAGGCTGGCCATGATGACGAAGAAGAATGTGAAAGCAAAAATTCCGGCAAATAA